A genomic segment from Gadus morhua chromosome 4, gadMor3.0, whole genome shotgun sequence encodes:
- the LOC115541429 gene encoding NLR family CARD domain-containing protein 3-like — translation MEMNQEKLADTLLGASDAVDCQQKIKSHLREKFRCMIEGIAKAGQRTDLNDFFTELFITERDSGEVNKEHEVRLIETASRKPANEEIPIRCEDIFKPLPGQDKPIRRIMTTGVAGIGKTVLTHKFTLGWAESKTNQDIHFTFLLTFRKLNLLKGKEFSLVELLHHFFIETKEAGICRFHRYQVVFILDGLDECRLPLDFQKNPIWTDVTKSTSVDVLLTNLIRGVLLPSARIWITTRPAAANQIPAECVDMVTEVRGFTDPKKEDYFRKRFREEPLASTIISHIKKSRSLHIMCHIPVFCWITATVLGDCFKTSQKVEKMPKTVTQMYSHFLRVQSIQGDRKYHGRAETDPKWSSESREIIVSLGKLAFNQLENGNLIFYEADLVECGIDIRAASVYSGVFTQIFKEECGLYQDKVFCFVHLSIQEFLAALHVFWSFINTGYNLLTEEPPSSGEDKLLLLYQSAVDKALQSKNGHLDLFLRFLLGLSLDTNQIVLRGLLGQTRSSSQTNEKTVSYIKMKLDGDLAPERSINLFHCLNELNDRSLVEEIQRSLTSGSLFETHVSPAQWSALVFILLSSEKELDVFDLNKYSASEEGLLRLLPVIKASKRSLLNGCHLSERCCEALASVLSSNSSSLKELDLSINDLQDSGVKLLSAGLESPHCTLETLRLNGCHLSETCCEALASVLSSNSSSLRELDLSTNDLQDSGVKLLSAGLGSPHCTLETLRLTGCHLSERCCEALASVLSSNSSSLRELDLSTNDLQDSGVKLLSAGLGSPHCTLETLRSVLLNGQTVTPQVLHQRIVINPACNSVPVMTTCMTLYHWRCDTLLLGWIF, via the exons atggagatgaaccaggagaaactggccgacacactgttgggcg caTCTGATGCCGTCGATTGCCAACAAAAAATTAAGTCTCATTTGCGGGAGAAGTTCAGGTGTATgattgagggaatcgctaaagcaggacagcGAACCGATCTGAATGACTTCTTCACAGAGCTCTttatcacagagagagacagtggagaggtcaacaaggaacatgaggtcagactgattgaaacagcttccaggaaaccagcaaATGAGGAAAtaccaatcagatgtgaggacatctttaaacccttacctggacaagataaaccaatcaggagaataatgacaactggagtggctggcattggtaaaaccgtcttaacgcacaagttcactctgggcTGGGCTGAAAGCAAAACCAAccaggacatacacttcacatttctcctcactttcagaaagctgaatttactgaaagggaaagagtttagcttggtggaactgcttcatcacttctttattgagaccaaagaagcaggaatctgcagattccaCCGGtaccaagttgtcttcatcttggatggtctggatgaatgtcgacttcctctggacttccagaaaaacccgatctggactgatgtcacaaaatccacctcggtggacgtgctgctgacaaacctcatcaggggcgtcctgcttccctccgctcgcatctggataaccacacgccctgcggcagccaatcagatccctgctgagtgtgttgacatggtgacagaggtgagagggttcaccgacccaaagaaggaggactacttcaggaagagattcagagaggagccgctggccagcacaatcatctcccacatcaagaaatcacgaagcctccacatcatgtgtcacatcccagtcttctgttggatcactgctacagttctgggggactgcttcaaaacatcccagaaaGTAGAAaagatgcccaagaccgtgactcagatgtacagccactttctgagggttcagtccatacagggggacaggaagtatcatgggagagctgaaacagatccaaaatggagttcagagagcagggagatcattgtttctcttggaaaactggcttttaaccagctggagaacggcaacctgatcttctacgaggcagacctggtaGAGTGTGgcatcgatatcagagcagcctcagtgtactcaggagtgttcacccagatctttaaagaggagtgtgggctgtaccaggacaaagtgttctgctttgtccatctgagcatccaggagtttctggctgcccttcaTGTCTTCTGGTCCTTTATCAACACTGGGTACAATCTGCTTACAGAAGAACCACCCTCCTCTGGggaagataaactcctcctcctctaccagagtgctgtggacaaggccttacagagtaagaatggacacctggacttgttcctccgcttcctcctgggcctctctctggacaccaatcagattgtcctacgaggtctgctgggacagacaaGAAGTAGCTCACAAACCAATGAgaaaacagtgtcttacatcaagatGAAGTTAGATGGTGATCTcgctccagagagaagcatcaatctgttccactgtctgaatgagctgaacgaccgttctctagtggaggagatccaacggtccctgacatcaggaagtctcttcgAAACACatgtctctcctgctcagtggtcagctctggtcttcatcttactgtcatcagaaaaggagctggacgtgtttgacctgaataaATACTCAGCTTCAGAGGAGGgacttctgaggctgctgccagtgatcAAAGCCTCTAAaagatctct gctgaatggctgtcatctgtcagagagatgctgtgaagctctggcctcagttctcagctccaactcctctagtttgaaagagctggacctgagtatcaatgatctgcaggattcaggagtgaagctgctctctgctggactggagagtccacactgtacactggaaactctcag GCttaatggctgtcatctgtcagagacatgctgtgaagctctggcctcagttctcagctccaactcctctagtctgagagagctggacctgagtaccaatgatctgcaggattcaggagtgaagctgctctctgctggactggggagtccacactgtacactggaaactctcag gctgactggctgtcatctgtcagagagatgctgtgaagctctggcctcagttctcagctccaactcctctagtctgagagagctggatctgagtaccaatgatctgcaggattcaggagtgaagctgctctctgctggactggggagtccacactgtacactggaaactctcaggtcagttttactcaatggtcaaacagttactcCACAAGTTCTACATCAGAGGATAGTTATAAACCCAGCTTGtaactcagtacctgtgatgaccacatgCATGACTTTGTATCATTGGAGATGCGACACCTTGTTGTTAGGATGGATATTCTAA